The following DNA comes from Kaistia sp. 32K.
GGGGCAGGCAGCCCGCGAGACTGCCCTTGAAGCCGCGCGACGCGTCATAGCTTTCCCGCGAGGCCACGATGCGGTTGTGCGGGAAGTGGTCGAGCCCGCCGGTATGGTCGTGATGGAAATGCGTCAGGATCACCGCCGCGATGTCACGCGCAGGATCGAGGCCGAGCGCCTGCAGGCGCGGGCCGATCTCCTCGCCCGGGGCGACCTTGATCACGACTTCCTTGGTGAAGAACGGATTCCAGCGCGGCAGATAGCCCGGGACGGAATTGCGCCAGGTATCGCCGGTGTCGACTAGGAAGCGGCCCTCTGGGTGATCGATCAGGAAGCAGAAGATCGGCAGCGGATCGACCCAATCGGGATCCCGGAAGATGTCGATCTTGCGCCCGATGCCGCCGCGTCCGTCCCGGCCGGTCCGCTGCGCCGTCTTCATCCGCGCCTTGCCCGTCTCAATGGCTGTCACTGTGATCATGTCAGCTCTCCTAAAACGAATGACCGTTCTTTATACCCAAGGTGACCTCTTGTAAAGAACGGTCGTTCGTTTTAGGAAGTGGGGATGCCCAAGATCTCCGATGAAGCCCGCGAAGCCCGCCGTCTCCAGATCCTCGACGCTGCCTGGCGATGCTTCGACAAGGAGGGGCTGCACGCAACGACGATGCAGGACATCATCGGCGTCAGCGGCCTGTCGGCGGGCGCCGTCTACAGCTATTTCAAGAGCAAGGACGAGCTGATCTTCGCCGCCGTCACAACCTCGCTCGACCGGCTGAGCACGCTGCTTGGCGAGGCGATCCGGGAGGGGCGGCCCGCATCGGCGCCGGAACTGGCCGGTCTGCTCTTTCCCCTGATCGCCCGTTTCGCGGTGCGCGACGGCTATGATTTGCGCCGGATCGCGCTTCTCGGCTGGAGCGAGGCGCAGCGCAACAAGCGGCTCGGCGCGGTGATGCGGGGCTATTACGCGGCCTTCCGCGACGAACTCGGCCGGCTCGCGGCAGGCTGGGGCCTGCGCTCCCCCACCGAGGCGGACGCCGTCGCCAAGCTGCTCCTCTCCGTCCTGCTCGGAACCGTCGTCCAGTCGGCAATCCTGGAGGATGTGCCCGGCGAAGAGATCGCGCTTGGGCTTTCGTTGCTGGCGCGATGACGGCTCTCGATTGGTAGGTCCCGCTGGGGGCCGCCGATCGGGATCTCGCCAGGGCACTATCCGCGCCTATTTCGGCGCGTTGATCAAGGTTTCGGCCCAGACCGGGCGGTCCAGCGGATTGCTGGCATCGCCGACCGTGACTTTGGCGAAATGCATGAAATCCGGGTTCTTCTCGATGCCGCCCCAGGCCCAGCCATGGCGCATGAAGATCTCGACGACCTTCGAATCGGCCGTGATCAGCCCGGGTGCCACCCGGTTGCGGTCGCCATTCGATCCCGCCGGCCACCAGCCCTCCTTGGGATCGTGAAACGGATTGGTCTTCGCATTGAGGTCGACGGCCAGCCCATAGGCATGCCAGCTGAATTCGCCGGGATCGTCCTGGGCCGGGCGACAGTAGAAGCCGGCCGTGTCGTTCGCGGCGGCATATTGCGCGATCGCGAAATCCTCATAGGGCTGCATGCGCTCGATCTGGAAACCGGCATCGAACAGCTCGCCGAAGATGGCGACGATCTCTTTCGCCAGGCGCTGGTGGACGACGAGGACGCCGTCATGCACCGCGTTGTCGAAGCCGATATAGCGCAGCCTTATGGCGGCGAGGTCCTCCGGCGCCACCGGGCAGCCTTCCTTCCAGGAAACGCCGATCATCTTGTCGCGCTGCGCCGGCGAAATGGCGCCGATGCTGGCGACAAAGGTTGGGGGCGGCGTGGTCTCCGCGAGGGCGAGCGTCGAGGCGAAGCAACCGCAGATGAGGATTCCAGCGCGCATGGTTCCCGTCCTCCGGCGCGCGGCAATCCCTGCCTCGCGCGAGGAAGCGTAGCAGGATCGCGATAACACGCCGGTCAAATTGACGTAACGGGACGTGCGCCTGGCTGTGGTGACGAGGTCCGCCCGTCTCGGTCGTCGATCACGGGGTCGCCGGCGGAGTTCAATGGCGTGGACTTCTTCCGAATAGTTGCAGAATATAGATGGCGCAACCAATAAGGGAGGGCGGGAATGGACGACAAGCCAGTTTCGGCGACGGCTTCCTATGTCTATCGGCCGTTTGGGGCGTTCCGCCTGCTTCTGGCATTCCTCGTGATGATCCAGCATTTTGGGGCGGACCTGGCGCCGGAGGCGCTCCGCGCCGCGCTCGCGCCCTACTATATGGGCGACATGGCGGTGCTCGTGTTCTTCGCCCTGTCCGGCTTCGTCATCGCCGAGGCGATCGACTGCATGTATCGAAACCGGCCTGGTGCCTTTCTGGAGAACCGGTTTCTCCGCATCGCGCCGCATTTCGTGCTGGCGGTGGCCCTGTCGATGCTGGCCCATCAGGCATTTCGGACGTTCGGCGGCGAGATCCTGTGGAGGTCCCAGGCCGACTTTCCCGCCGATGCCTTTGAAATCAAGAATGTCATCTTGAATTTCGTCGGGGTCTTTCCGCTCGTCGATCGCTTCATCCGCTACAATTTTCTGGATATTACCTGGGCCGTTCGGGTCGAGGTGGCGTTCTACCTCGTGATGGCGGCGTGCCTGTTCCTACAGGCGAGGATGGGGCCGAAGGCCGGTTTCGCTCGGGTCGCGGCATGGATGATCGTTCCCTTCGCGCTGGCGTTCGGCCTGGCGATGGCGGGCCGCGCTCCCGGAATGTTCGGCTTTCTTCCCTACTTCGTGTTTGGCGCGGCCTGGTATTATTGGCGTCGGGGGAGCGCTGCAGCCCTTTTCCTGGCGCTGATCGCCGTTCCGGCCATGATCTGGCACAGCTGGAGCCAGGTCGAGAAGCACGCGCTCGACGTCGGGCTTCCGGCGCTGGTCTGGAGCAATCTCGGCCTGTTTTTCGTTCTGCTGGCGCTGATGGTCTTGCTGAGTTTCGGCAAGCCGGGACGCTGGACAGGCCTGGACCAGAGCCTCGGGGCGCTGACCTATCCCCTGTACCTCTACCACGAGGTGATCTTCGTCGGTGTCATGACGTTCGCGACGGGCTACAGCTATTGGACGCTCGCCGCCTCGATCCTGCTCAGCCTGGCCCTGTCCGCCGTGATGGTGGCGTTGGTCGACAAGCCGATCAATCGGGTCCGGGACCGAATTCGCGGCAGGACCGCGAAGTTCACGCCGCACGCCGAGCTCGCGCTATCCGAGAAGGTTCGGGAAGCGTGAGCGAGGCTCCGTTCCCGGCGGTCCCCGCTTCGCGAGAGGCGGGGACCTTGAGGGGCAATGTCAGATCAGCGGCGGGATGGTTGCCGCGATCGGCACTTCCAGAACCGTCGGGCCCTTGCGGGTGAACGCCTCGGCGCAGACGGCCCGAACCTCGTCGACCGTTTCCGCGCGGACGGCGGTGCAGCCATAGCCCTTCGCAAGCGCCACGATGTCGAGGCCGGGCAGGTCGAGCCCGGGAACGCCCGGCGTCTCCTCCAGCACCGCGAAGGACTTCAGGATGCCGTATTCGCCGTTGCGCGGCACGACATAGAGGATCGGCAATCCCTGCTGAGCGGCCGTCCAGAGGCCCTGGATCGAGTATTGCAGCGAGCCGTCGCCGATGACGGCGAGGACCGGCCGGTTGCGCCCGCTGTCGCGCTCGGCGAGCGCGATGCCGACTGCCGCCGGCAGGTTCCATCCGAGACTGCCGGAGGCGAAGGTGTAGAACGAATCCGGCAGTTCGATCGGCCAGGCCGTGTGCAGATCGCCGAGATTGGACGGCGATTCCTCGACCAGCACCGTCTCGCGCGGCGTGGCGGCGCGGAGCGCGCGGAAGAGCTCGAGGGCGCTCAGCTCGCCCTCCTCCACCGGCTGCGGCAGGGCGCCGTGCGGCGTCCGATCGACGGGTCTGGCGGCCGGCCGGTCCTCGACGTCGAGAGCGAGCGCCAGCTCGGCTTCGGCCGGGGCGGCCGTCTTCAGGAGCCGATCAAGGGAAGCCGATGCGCCCGCCGGCTTCGCACTGGAGGCAGCATGCGGCGCCATGTTGTGCGGTTGCTTGACGACGGTTCGTACCGCCGGGCGCGCCGCGACCGCCCGGGTGAGCGCCTCGATCGCCAGTACCGCGTCGGAGAGCAGGCTGTCGCCCACCGGCGCGCGCCCGGCCTCGGCCGGGTCGTCGGTGACGTGCAGCAGCCGCAGCCCTTCCGGCAGATACGATCCCGCCACATAGGGATAGTAGCGGAACACCGGCGCGCCGATCACGATCGCCAGATCGTGTCCGGCAAGTTTCTGCGACAGCGGGCCGATCGCGAAGGGCAGCCCGCCGGCATAGAGCCGGTGGTTTTCGGGGAACGGCGTCCGCTCGGAGGCGGGCGCCGCCCAGACCGGCGCGTCGAGCTTCTCGGCCAGCGCGATCGCCTGCGGCCATCCCTGCTCGCGGGCAATCGCCGCGCCATAGATCAGCACCGGGTTCTTCGCCTTCGAGAGGGCCTCGGCGAAATCGGCGATCCGCGCCGGATCCGGTCCGATCCGCGACGCGACCGAGCGCAGGACGGGGACGCCCTCGAACGGCTGATCCCAGTCGTCGAGCGGGATCGACAGGAACACGGGGCCCATCGGCGGCTGCGTCGCGATGGCATAGGCGCGCATGAAGGCGGCCGGGACATCCTGGGCGCGCACCGGCTCGTAGCTCCACTTCACCCAGGGCTTGGGCATCAGAGACGGCTGGACGTTGGTCAGCCACGGCTCCATCAGCAGCATGTCGCGCGTCTGGTTGCCGGCGGTGATGATCAGCGGCGTCCGGTTCATGAACGCGGTCAGGACGTTGCTCATCCCGTTGCTGAGGCCGGCCGAGGTGTGGACGTTGACCAGAGCGGGGTGCCGCATTCCCTGCGCGAAGCCATCCGCCGCGCCGACCGCCGACGCTTCCTGCAGCGTCTGGATGTAGCGGAAATCCTTCGGGAAGTTCTTGAGGAAGGTCTCCTCGGTCGAGCCGGGATTGCCGAAGACCGTCGTCAGGCCGAGCTTCCGAAGCAGCTCAAAAGTCACGTCGCGAACCGTTTGGGGCAATCCAAGCTCTCCTGGTTTCAGGCCCTGAATTCGGGCCGAAACCATGTGCAGCAGATTCGGGCCCGTCCGCACAAGCGTTCGGTTGCGCAGTGGGTTTTCACTCCGTCTGCGTTGTATTTTGGCAGATCGACAGGGGAGTGACGTTGGGCAGTCCGCTTCTGGCGGGGCCTGCGTGTTGCCCGGAGCGATGCGTTCGCTTGGCGGCCGCAGCTCGCTCTCGTCCGTGCCCTGGGGCCCATTTTCCAGCGGGTTGTGGCCCGGCGGCGCTTGCGGCGGCCGCCAAGGTTCTGTCCTATGGGCGCCACATCCGCTTGTTCAAGGCGGAGTGGGGGAAATCATGACACTCGCAGCGACACTGATCCTGATCGGCCGCATCCTGCTCGGCCTCTTCTTCGTCATCGCCGGCATCCGCAACTTCCTGAATTTTGCCCAGGCGAGCCAGTCCGAGACCAACTACGGCTACAAGCTGCCGGTGCCGCTGGTGGCGCTCGGCTTCGCCTCGCAGCTTGTCGGCGGTCTCTCTGTCGCGCTCGGCATCCTGCC
Coding sequences within:
- a CDS encoding N-acyl homoserine lactonase family protein; amino-acid sequence: MITVTAIETGKARMKTAQRTGRDGRGGIGRKIDIFRDPDWVDPLPIFCFLIDHPEGRFLVDTGDTWRNSVPGYLPRWNPFFTKEVVIKVAPGEEIGPRLQALGLDPARDIAAVILTHFHHDHTGGLDHFPHNRIVASRESYDASRGFKGSLAGCLPQRWPIWLKPELVEMDGPAVGPFPGSHPITRDGRIFMVPTPGHANGHVSVVVRAEDVTYFLAGDATYDDANLRAEKADGVTFDPALSVRTLRAIKAFAAGEPTVVLPAHDPDGPRRLASKEAF
- a CDS encoding TetR/AcrR family transcriptional regulator, with product MPKISDEAREARRLQILDAAWRCFDKEGLHATTMQDIIGVSGLSAGAVYSYFKSKDELIFAAVTTSLDRLSTLLGEAIREGRPASAPELAGLLFPLIARFAVRDGYDLRRIALLGWSEAQRNKRLGAVMRGYYAAFRDELGRLAAGWGLRSPTEADAVAKLLLSVLLGTVVQSAILEDVPGEEIALGLSLLAR
- a CDS encoding M15 family metallopeptidase, coding for MRAGILICGCFASTLALAETTPPPTFVASIGAISPAQRDKMIGVSWKEGCPVAPEDLAAIRLRYIGFDNAVHDGVLVVHQRLAKEIVAIFGELFDAGFQIERMQPYEDFAIAQYAAANDTAGFYCRPAQDDPGEFSWHAYGLAVDLNAKTNPFHDPKEGWWPAGSNGDRNRVAPGLITADSKVVEIFMRHGWAWGGIEKNPDFMHFAKVTVGDASNPLDRPVWAETLINAPK
- a CDS encoding acyltransferase — encoded protein: MDDKPVSATASYVYRPFGAFRLLLAFLVMIQHFGADLAPEALRAALAPYYMGDMAVLVFFALSGFVIAEAIDCMYRNRPGAFLENRFLRIAPHFVLAVALSMLAHQAFRTFGGEILWRSQADFPADAFEIKNVILNFVGVFPLVDRFIRYNFLDITWAVRVEVAFYLVMAACLFLQARMGPKAGFARVAAWMIVPFALAFGLAMAGRAPGMFGFLPYFVFGAAWYYWRRGSAAALFLALIAVPAMIWHSWSQVEKHALDVGLPALVWSNLGLFFVLLALMVLLSFGKPGRWTGLDQSLGALTYPLYLYHEVIFVGVMTFATGYSYWTLAASILLSLALSAVMVALVDKPINRVRDRIRGRTAKFTPHAELALSEKVREA
- a CDS encoding thiamine pyrophosphate-dependent enzyme, translated to MPQTVRDVTFELLRKLGLTTVFGNPGSTEETFLKNFPKDFRYIQTLQEASAVGAADGFAQGMRHPALVNVHTSAGLSNGMSNVLTAFMNRTPLIITAGNQTRDMLLMEPWLTNVQPSLMPKPWVKWSYEPVRAQDVPAAFMRAYAIATQPPMGPVFLSIPLDDWDQPFEGVPVLRSVASRIGPDPARIADFAEALSKAKNPVLIYGAAIAREQGWPQAIALAEKLDAPVWAAPASERTPFPENHRLYAGGLPFAIGPLSQKLAGHDLAIVIGAPVFRYYPYVAGSYLPEGLRLLHVTDDPAEAGRAPVGDSLLSDAVLAIEALTRAVAARPAVRTVVKQPHNMAPHAASSAKPAGASASLDRLLKTAAPAEAELALALDVEDRPAARPVDRTPHGALPQPVEEGELSALELFRALRAATPRETVLVEESPSNLGDLHTAWPIELPDSFYTFASGSLGWNLPAAVGIALAERDSGRNRPVLAVIGDGSLQYSIQGLWTAAQQGLPILYVVPRNGEYGILKSFAVLEETPGVPGLDLPGLDIVALAKGYGCTAVRAETVDEVRAVCAEAFTRKGPTVLEVPIAATIPPLI
- a CDS encoding DoxX family protein, with the protein product MTLAATLILIGRILLGLFFVIAGIRNFLNFAQASQSETNYGYKLPVPLVALGFASQLVGGLSVALGILPAWGALLLILFLIGATAFFHNFLLFQGDARKPHLYFTLVNGALIGYCLMVIGLAL